GCGCCGGGGGCATCGGGGCCCTGGCCCTCTTCACCCTGAGGGACTACGGGATCCAGGACATCACCATCGTGGACATCGTGAAGGAGAAGCTGGCCGTCTCCGAGTCCATGGGGCTGCCCGGGGTCAAGGTCCTGGCCTCTGACCTCTCGGACCTGCCGGAGAACAGCTTTGACCTCATCCTGGAAGCCTCGGGCAGCGGTGCGGGCCTCAAGCGCACCGTGGTCCTGGCCGCCCCCGATGGCAAGATCGTCCTCATCGGCCACCAGGGCAGTCTGGAACTGGATTTCGGGCTCGTGATGAAGAAATCGCTGACCCTGGCCGCCAGCATGGGCAGCACGGGTGGCTTCGAGGAAGCCGCCCGCATCATCGCCGCGAACCGCGAGGCCGTCTCCAAGGTGGTCACCCGCATCGTCCCCATGGGCGAGGCCGTGAGCTACCTGAAGGAGGGCAGGCCCTGCCCAGCCGACCTCAAGGTGGTCATCGACCTGGGCTGAGGCCCGGGCACAACTCCCGGGGGCGAGGACTGGACCCCACACCCCCGGGCGCCGGGTGTTCCACGTGGAACACCCGGCCTTGAGGTGTACAGAGCACCGCTGTCAGCTGGAACCAGACTGAGCCGACTTGGCGAACATGGGTCAATCCTGACGGGCTTCCTCTATGGTTCATTCCCGGGGGAGCCAGTCCTGGCAAGGGTGCAATTTTGGTCAGTGAATGACCACTTGGAGGTGTTATAGATAAAACACCTTCAAGGTCCAGACATGCAAAATTCCGATCTAACTCCAGCGGTCATAGGGCTCTGGGCCAAGAGCGGAGAACTCCATGGTCACAGTCTCCTGAGTCACATGCTGGACGTGGCGGCGGTGGCGGAAGTCCTGCTTGATCGGGAGCCTGCATCGACTCGTCAGCGCTTGGGGGCCTCTCTGGGCCTGGATTGGGACAAGGCCCGGGCCTGGGTGCTCCTATTGGCGGCTTGCCACGATCTGGGCAAGGCCTGTGCGCCCTTCCAGGACAAGTGGAAAAGGGGCCGGGACATCCTTGAATCCGCGGGTCTGCGCTTTCCCCCTGCCATGGACCTCCATATCAATCACGCCTGGGTCAGCCAGATATTCGTGGCGGACAAGCTGACCGCACTGGGTTGGCCCAAGAGGCTTGGCGAATTGGCCGCAGATGCCCTGGGGGCCCACCATGGGGAGCGGGCCAACCCCACGCTTTTGACCCGCATGCGGGGGGATCGCCATGTCTGGCGGGACCCCGCATGGAGTGGGGCCCGGGATGCCCTCTTTGAGGCCCTGCTGGGCCTGTTCCGGCCAGGGGAGCCGCCCATGAAGGTGTCCATGGATGGGCCGGGCTTCATGCTCCTCGCGGGTCTGGTGAGCTTTGCTGACTGGATCGGTTCCAGTGAGGCATGGTTTCCCTTTGATGGTTTCCAGATCGAGGGGGATCTCGATGCCTGGTGGAGGGCGCGGAGGGCCATGGCTGAGCGGGCCATGGACGCCCTTGGATGGTTTCCTCGTACCCCCCTGTTCCCCATGGAACGCCCTTTCCAGGAGGTCTTCCCCTTTCCTCCCAGGCCTCTGCAGTGCGCGACAGCCGAGGCGGTCCAGGGGGTGGAGGATCCCTGTGTCCTCTTGGTGGAGGCCCCCATGGGGGAAGGCAAGACGGAGGCCGCCTTCTATGCCCATGGCGAGCTCCAGCGGCGGCTCGGGCATCGGGGCCTCTATGTGGCCCTTCCCACCAAGGCCACAGGGAACGCCATGTTCTCTCGGACCTTGGCCTTTCTTCGCGAGCAGGGCGAAGGGCGCCACCTCGACCTTCAGCTTCTCCATGGCGCCACAGCCCTCAACGAGGCCTACCAGGAGCTTCGCCTGGGCGGTGTCCATGATCCTCAATCGGACGGTTCGGTCCGGGCGGGAGAGTGGTTCACCCACCGCAAGCGGGCCCTCCTCTCAGAATATGGTGTGGGCACCGTGGACCAGGCCCTGCTCCCCATTCTCCCGGTGCGGCATCACTTCGTACGTCTGTGGGGGCTGGCCAACCGGGTGGTTGTCTTCGACGAGGTCCACGCCTATGACACCTATACCGGGACGCTCCTGCTCCAGTTGGTGGAATGGCTGGTGGCGCTGGGTTCCTCGGTGCTCCTCCTCTCGGCGACCCTACCTCCGGGTACCCGCCGCAAGCTGGCGGGCATGCTTGGGGGAAGCCTGCCGGAATCTGAGGCCCCCTATCCTCGCCTGACCCTTTTCCAGCGGGAGGCCCTCCGCCAGATACCCTTCCCGGCTGACCCCGCACGTCGGCGCGTCGTCGAAGTCCACCCCCTGCCCGCGGACCTGGGCTCCATTCAAGGTGCCGTGGAATCGGGGATGCCCATTGAAGGCTCGGCCCTGGTGTTGGTGAATACGGTCCAGCGGGCCCAGGAATTCTATGGGCTCTACCCGGCGGGGGAGGCGATCCGCCGGAATGGGGTTCCCGTGGGCAAGCGACTCCCGGATGGGACTGAAGTGCTTCTGTTTCATGCACGATTCCCTGCGGATTTGCGACAAGTCCGTGAGGATCACGCCTTGGATCGTTTCGGGAGCAGGAGCCTTCGCACGGGTCGGCGCATCCTCATCGCCACCCAGGTGGCTGAGCAGAGCCTCGACCTGGACTTCGACTTCATGGTGAGTGATCTGGCTCCCATCGACCTCCTCCTGCAGCGGGCCGGGCGCCTCTGGCGGCATGCCCGGGCAGGGCGCCCCCTCCCGGTCCCCCGCCTGCTGGTGGCGGGTCTTGCGGGATCGGAGCCACCCTCCTTCGGGGCTCCGCTCTGGTGGGGTGCAGTCTACCGTGAGGATGTGCTTCTCTGGACCTGGTGTCTCCTTCAGGGCTGCACAAGCCTGGCCCTCCCGGATGAGATCGATGCCCTGGTCTCCAGGGTGTATGAGGAGGAGGTGCCGGTTCCCTCCTTTCTGGAAGACCGCCTGGAGGCCTATCGCCAGGAAGCGGAGGGGGAGCGCTATGCTCACCGCCTTCAGGCCTTGAGGAACACCATCGGCAGTCCCGGTGATGCTTCCTGGAATGACCCTGGGCGCTACACCCGGGCGGATGAGGATGAGCCCGGCATTCACCCGGCCCTCCAGGCCCTGACGCGCTTGGGAGACGAGTCGCTGACAATCATCCCCATCAGGGCAGCGGATGGGTTCCACCCGGAGGCCACCCCCAGTTCTGTCGAGGCCAGGGCTTGGTCTCTGCGGGCCATGAGCCTCGGGCGGAAAGGGGTGGTGGCAAAACTGAAACCCCTGGGCGTTCCGGAGGGGTGGAAGTCATCCCCTTTCCTGCGTCATGCCTTTGCGCTTCAGCTGGATGAGGACGGTCGCTGGCAGGTGGACCCCACCGTGCGTCTGGACGAGGAACTTGGACTGGTATTCGAGAACAAGGAGGCCCTTTGAAGCGATTCAATCTCATTGACGAGCCCTGGATCCCCGTGCGCTTTCTCGAGGGCGCCCGGGGTGAGTTGGGCATCCTGGAAACCCTGCGGAGGGCCGAGGAGATCGCCGTCCTTGAAGACCCCTCTCCTCTCGTCACGGCAGCACTCCACCGCCTGTTGTTGGCCGTGCTCTACCGGGCTCTGGAAGGGCCATGCGATATCGAGGAGGCGAGGGCCCTCTTCGAGAATGGGTTGCCCCTCCAGCGAATCGAGTCCTACTTGGAGACCTGGAGGGAGCGCTTCTGGCTCTTCCATGACAGGTACCCCTTTGGGCAGATCGCCGAATTCGGGCCAAAAGCATGGAGAGCGTGGACAGTGCTTGCGACCGAGCACAACGCAGATAACGCCAAAGTGCTTTTCGACCACATTGATGTCCAGGAGCCCGGCTCCATCACAGCGGGCCCGGCTGCCCGCTGGTTGGTGGCATGCCAGACCTTTGCTGTCAGCTCCGGGAAAAGTGAGCTTGCCCACACAGGTACGGCACCTTCGGCCACAGGGGCTATGATCATCCCCATCGGCCCCAATCTGATGCATACGCTGCTCTTTGCCTTGGTGCCGCAGCGCCGAGCCATCCTCAAAGAGGATCGCCCTTTGTGGGAGCAGAATCCTACGCCGGTCGGAGACCTTGCGAAGGGTGCGAGTAGGGCCTTGGTCGGCCTATCGGACAGGTTCACTTGGCGAAGCCGGACCATCCGCATAAGGGATACCGACGAGGCGGTGGAGCAAGTCGCGCTGGCTTCAGGTGTTCAATTTGACCCCTCTGATCAACGCGATCCCATGTTTGCCTACCGGCTCGTCAAAGATAAGGGGATCTTCCCTGTTTCCTTCAGGGACCGGGGCATTTGGCGGGATTTTGATTCACTTCTCCCCGATCAGGAGAGTTTGGCACCGCAGGCGATTCAGCATGCTCTGGAGATGAGCGGCGGCGATCCGGCTGGGCTTCCAGGCAGGGTCATGGTCCTGGGGCAGAGCAACGATAAGGCCAAGATTGAGTTCTGGCGGATGGAATGTTTTGCGCTGCCGGGTGCCTTGGCTTCGAACCTGGGGATCCGGAGCGATATCCGGGGCTTTCTGGATCGTGCCGAGACGACGGGGTCTGCTCTCTGGGCTGGCTGTGCCACCTTTGCCCGCCAAGTCATCAGCCACGGTGGGCCAGACCCTGATAAGAAGGACGTTCACAACTTCATCGCTCAGATGCCCTGTCTCCCCGCCTACTGGGCACGGTTGGAAGCTGCCTTCCACGCCCTCCTCCAGGCCTTCCAACCGGAGTCGGACCCCGAGGTGATCCGCCGGGATTGGCTGCAGTCGGTTCATAGGGCGCTCCGTGGGGCCTGGGGCCTCCATGCCTCCAGTGCCCGGCAGGGGGATGTCTGGAGCATCCGGGCCCTGGTTCAAGCTGAGGGCCTCATCGCCCGGGAGCTGAAGAAGCTGGACCAGGATATTCGAGACATTAACGCCTATCTGGCCAAGGAGACCCTATGAGCACCTTCATCGAGTGGCTCGAAGAGCGACAGCGGGAGGACACCCGGGTTCGGGCGGCCCTGAAGCGGAGCCTTGCCTTTGAGCCCGGCACCCATGTCCCTGCCTTCCCCTGGGTGGAGCCCTTTCTGGTCGGCAATGAAAACACCTGGCGGCGCAAGGTCCATCACCTGGTGGCGGGCCTTTGGGCCCTCCACTGGCGGGAGGGGGAATCCCGCCCGGTCCTGCCTCTGGGTGTGGCCGCTGCCACTTTTCAGAACGCCATGGATGCTGCGGGCACCGAGCGACGCTTCATCGCCCTCCTGGATGCTGACGAAGAGCAGCTCCCTCACCGCCTCCGACAGCTGGTGGCCCTGCTCAAGGATTACCCCCTCGACTTCGAGGCCATGCTGACTGACCTCCTTCGCTGGAACAACGAAAGCAAGCGGACCCAGAACGAATGGGCCCGGGATTTCTACCGCACCCTCACCCATGACGGCGCTGAGTTCGCCGCAAGCAAACCTTCCGAGGAGAAGCCCTGATGAAGACCCTGATCGAGATCCACGCCCTTCAGAACTACGCCCCCTCCAACCTCAACCGGGATGATACCGGGGCCCCCAAGGATGCCCTCTTCGGGGGCACCCGCCGGGCCAGGATCAGCAGTCAGTGCCTCAAGCGTGCGGTGCGCCAGCACTTCGACGCGCTCGTCCAGAAAGGTGTCCTCGCCCACGACGATCTGGCGGATCGCACCAAGCGAGTGATGGGGGAGATTGTGCGGCACCTCACCGGCCTGGGCCGGGCCGAAGATGAGGCCCAGGAGCGGGCCATCGCTGCTCTTGCAGCGGTGGAGCTGACCATCAAGGATGATGGGAAGAGCCAGTATCTGCTCTTCCTCGGGAAGCGGGAGATCGCCCGTTTGGCCCAGGTGATCCATGAAAAGTGGGATCTCCTGGCCCCGCAGGAAGCCCCCGTGGCGGAGGTGAAAAAGGCTGGAAAGGCCAAGAAGCAGGCTGCCCAGGGGGCAGACCCGGAGCTGAAGAAGGCCATGGACAAGGTGATCGATGGCGGCAAGGCCCTGGATGTGGCCCTCTTCGGCCGCATGCTCGCCGATATGCCCGCAAAGAACCAGTTCGCCGCCTGCCAGGTGGCCCACGCCATTTCCACCCATGCGGTGGAACGGGAGTTTGACTACTACACGGCCGTGGATGATCTGAAGCCCGATGAGACCGCCGGGGCCGACATGATCGGGACCGTGGAGTTCAACTCAGCGTGCTTCTACCGCTACGCCGTTCTGGACTGGGCGAAGCTCCTGGAGAACCTCCAGGACGATGAGGAGCTGGCCACGCGGGGATTGGCGGCCTTCCTGGAGGGCTTCGTGGTGGCGGAGCCCACTGGCAAGCAGAACAGTTTCGCCGCCCACAACCCCCCTGAGTTCGTGGCCGTGACGGTGCGCCGGGAGGGGGCACCTCGGAACTTGGCCAATGCCTTTGAGGTGGCCATCCGCCCCAAGCGCGGGGAGTCGCTTACTCGGCTCTCGGCCCAGAAACTGGTGGAGAAGGCCCAGCAGCTCAAAGCAGCTTACGGGGGTGAGGAGACCACCCATGTCCTGGACCTGGCTGGTGCTGGGGATGGCCTGGGTGTGGCGGCGCCCTCCCTTGCAGAACTGGTCAGCAGGACCCTCCAGGCGGTGAGGTCCTGATGGCGACCCTGCTTTTGCGACTGGTGGGCCCCATGCAGTCCTGGGGTACCACCAGCCGCTTCGATGAGCGGGACACTGGCCCTGAGCCCAGCAAGTCCGGGGTTCTGGGACTGGTGGCCGCCGCCATGGGCGTCGAACGGGGTGATTGGGTGGCTCTGGAGCCCCTGAGCCATCTGGGGATGGGGGTACGCCACGATCGCCCGGGTGTGCCCGCCAAGGATTACCAAACCGCAGGTTGTGCACAGGGCGACAGCATCATCAAGGCCGATGGTTCCCAGGCCAAAGGCGGAGGTGTGGTGTCGAGCCGCCATTACCTTGCTGATGCAGCCTTCCTGGTGGGTCTGGAAGGGCAGGACCGCGGCCTCCTTGAGCGCATTCATGAAGCCCTTCAGCGCCCAAGGTGGCCCCTTGCCCTGGGGCGGAAGGGATACCTCCCCAGTGAGGCCCCCTGGCTCCCGGCGGCCTGGAACCCCATCCAGGACGGGGCGCTCCTGGCTGTGCTCTTGGCCCAGCCCTGGATCGCCACTCTGCGCCCCGGCGAGAAAGCCCCGGAGCGCTTGCGGCTCTCCCTCGAGTCGAAGGATGGGAGTGGTGTGATGCGCATGGATCAGCTGCTCTCTTCCTTTGAGGATCGTCGCTTTGGGGCGCGGTATATCCGCTCTGAATGGGTGCCCTTTCCTGGGGAGGCCTGCCATGTACCTGCATAGGCTCCATCTCGATCTCCGCAACCGGGAGGCGCGTCGGGATCTGGCGGATTCCTACCAGCTCCACGCCACCCTGAGTCGGGCCTTCAGCCCCCCCGAAATCCCCTGCCCTGCCGGGGCCTTTCTATGGCGTCTGGAGCCCGAGACCGGCGAAGGCGGGAGCCCTCGCCTGCTCGTCCAGGGTGGCGAGCTGCCGGATTGGAGCCGCCTTCCCTCCGGCTGGCTTGTGGGCTCCCCGGACCCCGCCATCCACCTAGCCTCCCGCATGAAGCTGGACCAGTGCCACGAAGGCCAGCGCTTCCGCTTTCGGCTCCGGGCCAACCCCAGCGCCTGCCGGGGAGGGAAGCGGATAGGGCTCCTGCAGGAGAGGGAGCAGCGGGATTGGCTGGCCCGAAAGGGGGTGCAGCATGGCTTCAGCCTGATGGCCGGGGGCCATGGTGGCTTCTATGCCACTGAACCCGACCCCTCTGTCCTGCTCTCCCAGGCGGAGATGCTCCGCGGTCGGCAGCTTTCGGGCAACCGGATCAAGGTCTTCAGTGTGCTCTTCGATGGGTACCTGGTCGTGAGCGACCCGGGGCTTTTCCGGGAGGCACTCGCCCGGGGCATCGGCCACGGCAAGGCTCTGGGCTTGGGGCTTCTATCGGTGGCCCCCTTGCCATGAGGCTCGAGTCCAACCCCATCCCCATGAAGGAACGCAGCACCATGGTGTGGCTCCAGTACGGGGCTCTGGATGTGCAGGATGGGGCCTTGGTGCTCATCGACAAGGAGGGGGTGCGGACCCACATCCCCGTGGGTGGTCTCGGGTGCCTGCTCCTGGAGCCCGGCACCCGGGTCACCCACGCTGCCATTGCCCTGGCGGCATCTGTGGGCTGCCTGATCCTCTGGGTTGGTGAGGGGGGCGTCCGCCTCTATTCGGCAGGGCAACCTGGCGGTGCCCGCTCGGACCGTCTGCTCTACCAGGCCAAGCTGGCCCTGGATGAAGATCTCCGCCTGAAGGTCATCCGGGGCATGTATCGCTTCCGGTTCAAGGAAGAGCCGCCCATGCGGCGGAGCATCGAGCAGCTCCGAGGCATTGAAGGGGTCCGTGTGCGGACCACCTACCAACTCCTGGCCAAGGAGCACGGAATCGAATGGGGCCGACGGGAGTATGACCCCGATGACTTCGAAAACCAGGACCCCATCAATCGTTGCCTCAGCGTGGCCAATCACTGTCTTTATGGCCTATGCGAGGCGGCCATCCTGGCGGCTGGGTACGCCCCGGCCATCGGCTTTATCCACACGGGAAAGCCCCTATCCTTCGTGTACGACATCGCCGATCTCTTCAAATTCGAGACGGTGGTACCCATTGCCTTCAAGATCGCAGCCTCCAAGACCCGTGAGTGGGAGCGGGAGACCCGCCTGTATTGCCGGAACAGTTTCCGGAAACACAACCTCCTGGAGCGGATCATACCCACCATCGAAGAGATCCTCGCCTGTGGCGGCCTTGAACTCCCGAAGCCCCATGCGGAGGCTGTGCCCATAGCCATTCCCAATAAGGAGCAGAGCGGCGATGCTGGTCATCGTGCTTGAGAATGCCCCGCCTCGGCTCAGAGGCTATCTGTCGCGGCTCCTACTGGAGGTCCGGGCGGGTGTGTTCGTTGGTGAATACTCCACCCGTGTCCGGGAGCACCTCTGGGCGACAGTCCAGAAGCAGGTTGCCCCCGGCAATGCGGTCATGGCCTGGAATGCCCCCAACGACGCGGGCTTTGACTTCGATACCTGCGGTGAAAACCGCCGGGTTCCCGTGCTTCTGGATGGACTGAAGCTTTGCGCTTTCAGGCCTCTGGAAAACGGTAGGATCTTTGAGAATGATATAAAGACATAAATCAGGCAGCATAGAAGGAAGTCCTTCCCCGCGAACGCGGGGATGATCCGTGGGAGAACCCACTGATCAGGCTGTTGAGAGCCCTTCCCCGCGAACGCGGGGATGATCCGGCCATCACCGGCATCAACACCGCCCACCGGCGCCCTTCCCCGCGAACGCGGGGATGATCCGTTGTCTGGCCAGGTGCTCAAGAACCAGACCAGCCCTTCCCCGCGAACGCGGGGATGATCCGCCCAATGGAGAATCGCTCTTGGGTCACTCCAGCCCTTCCCCGCGAACGCGGGGATGATCCGCTCATGTGCTCCGACTGCCTGGAGGCACTCAACCCTTCCCCGCGAACGCGGGGATGATCCGCCATGACTACATACCGGAACCCCTGGCATAACCCCTTCCCCGCGAACGCGGGGATGATCCGCGTCACCCTGCTTCCCCTGCTGCCACATCGAGCCCTTCCCCGCGAACGCGGGGATGATCCGATGGATCCTGTCACCCACAGCATCCCGCAGACCCCTTCCCCGCGAACGCGGGGATGATCCGTAGGTGACGCTGGCGTTGCTTTCGACGAGAGTCCCTTCCCCGCGAACGCGGGGATGATCCGAAGATCCTCGCCGGGGGATCGTGCGAAGTGACCCCTTCCCCGCGAACGCGGGGATGATCCGGTGCTATCCCCGTTGTTGTACCAGACCTCTACCCCTTCCCCGCGAACGCGGGGATGATCCGCTCTATGGACGGGTGGAGGGCCTGAGCGACCACCCTTCCCCGCGAACGCGGGGATGATCCGCCTTCCACGCATCCCGCTCGACCTCTGCCGCGCCCTTCCCCGCGAACGCGGGGATGATCCGTAGCCGTCGTCATGCTCCCCGAATGCCGCTGCCCCTTCCCCGCGAACGCGGGGATGATCCGGTCCGCCCCGATGAGGGGGATGGGCTGGTCACCCCTTCCCCGCGAACGCGGGGATGATCCGATCTTCAAGTCGGGCTACTGGAACAGCTTCGGCCCTTCCCCGCGAACGCGGGGATGATCCGGCCATCCACCAGACGGCCACCTCGACCCTGGACCCTTCCCCGCGAACGCGGGGATGATCCGGCCGCCTTGGGGGCCAGCTCCTGGACCTCACACCCTTCCCCGCGAACGCGGGGATGATCCGCAATGATGGTCGGATACAACGACTACCCCCTTCCCTTCCCCGCGAACGCGGGGATGATCCGCGGGCCAGCCAGGTCGCGCGAAGGCTCCAGCGCCCTTCCCCGCGAACGCGGGGATGATCCGGACACCTCCACACTCAGCCGGTATCTCAGCGACCCTTCCCCGCGAACGCGGGGATGATCCGGAGATCAGCGCGGGTCTGGGGCTCTCATACCCCCCTTCCCCGCGAACGCGGGGATGATCCGGCCACGTCCATGGTCATGACTGGAGAGATCACCCCTTCCCCGCGAACGCGGGGATGATCCGCTCACCACGCTGCAGCTCAGCACCTCGAGCTACCCTTCCCCGCGAACGCGGGGATGATCCGACCTTGATGCTGGCCAGATTCCATGCAGCCCGCCCTTCCCCGCGAACGCGGGGATGATCCGAGCAGGCCTTCATCGACAGGTCCATCGCACTGCCCTTCCCCGCGAACGCGGGGATGATCCGAAGGCGTGGGGGGTCACTGCAGAGCAAGTTGACCCTTCCCCGCGAACGCGGGGATGATCCGCGGGAGCCGCGTAGAGCCCACCTCAGCGCTGTCCCTTCCCCGCGAACGCGGGGATGATCCGTCCTTGGCCAGGCGGGCACTGAGGGCACCAGCCCCTTCCCCGCGAACGCGGGGATGATCCGCGACCTCGCGGTACTGCCCAGGGGTGAGGTCCCCCTTCCCCGCGAACGCGGGGATGATCCGCATCCCCCGTCATCACCCGGTTGATGGACCTGCCCTTCCCCGCGAACGCGGGGATGATCCGCCCCTCCCGCTTTGGAGTCCAGATGCCGCTGACCCTTCCCCGCGAACGCGGGGATGATCCGATCACCCTGCAGGGCATGCCTGACGCCACCTCCCCTTCCCCGCGAACGCAGGGATGATCCGCCGGGGCTCCCTTGGGTTCCACCCCCGTACCCGAGAGGGCTCTCCCTACCTCCGCTCCCCCAACTTCATCAGGGTGGCGTAGCACTTTCTCAGGAGGGCGGGGACGGTGTCGGGGCCTCTCCGTCCGGCCTCTTCGGCCACCTCCAGGGCCATGCCGGGTTTGGAGTGGGCCTTGAGGGCCTGGTGGATGGTGGTGCCCGGGTCGGGGGGCGGGGGCTGGTTGGCGGCGCGTCGGTAGACCGGGGCGAAGCCGCTGCGCCAGAGGAAGTGCTCCATGTCCTGGTCGGGCAGGAGGGTGAGGTGCCGGGACTCGGGACGGCCTTTAAGGAGATGGCGGACCTTGGCGGCGTAGTGCTGCCCGGCCTCGTCGCCATCGGCGATCACATGCCATGGGATGCCGAAGCGGTCGGCGAAGGCCACCAGAGGGGCCAACCCCGCCTGGGCGAAGGCCACGCAGTGGATTCCCTCCAGGGGGAAGCTCAGGCCCTGGACCCGGGCCAGCTCGGGGAGGAGCCAGGCCTCGGTCTCGCCCTCCACCAGGAGCCAGACCCGGGCGAAGAGGCTCTCGGCGTGGTGGGTGCGGACATGGAAGGCGACCCTCCGGGCGTCGATGGGGTTGAGGGGGCGGGCCTCGGGGTGGGGGAAGACGGCGGTCTGGCGGGGCCGCCGCACCAGGCGCCGGAGGGCCCTGCTGGGCATGGCCGCCAGCAGGGAGCCGGTGGCGGTGGTGACCAGCTTCTGGACGGGGAGCTGCTCCATGAGGCTCCACACCGTCGCCAACTGGATGGGGTGGAGGTGGGTCTCGGGATCCTCGAGGACCAGGAGGGGGCTCACGCCAGCGGTCTTAGGCCAGGCCATCTCGGCCTGGAGCATGGCGCCCACCAGCGCGAGGAGGGCCACCTGGCGGGTGCCCGCCCCCGCCCTGCGGGCCAGGTCGCCAAGGGAGCGCCCATCCTGGAGCAGCATGGGGGCGTCGGCCATGTCCGAAGCGCGCCGGAAGCCCGGATTTCCGGGCTGGAAGAGGTCCGGGCGCAGGGTGGCCAGGTGCTGGAGGGCTTCGAGGCCCCGGGCCAGCTCACCGGGGTGGACCTGGTGGGGAACCGTGAGCAGCCGCTCGAAGATCCGCCGGACGGCTCGGTCGGGAGCCTCATGGAGCTCCAGCTCCGGGGCCAGGGCCGGGGCCAGCATCCCCTCTGCGAGCCGGAGCTCGTGGAAGACATGGAGGGGGTGGGCCTTGATGACCAGGTCCGCCAGGAGTGCGGCATCCCCCTCGGGCAGGGGCAGCTCGCGCCCATCGGGTCCCAGGAAGACCCGGTCCACCCGGATCCGTCCGCGGCTCAGGCGATGGCCCGCCCAGTGGAGGACCAGGTGGAAGGCGCCCCGGCCATCCCGCCAGCCGGCACTCTCCCAGTCCCGGGGGGGTTCACCCCCGAAGCGCAGGCTGATGCCCAGGTGGCGGGCGATGCTGTGGCGGTCGTTTTCCAGGCGGTGGAAGTCGGCCTCGGTGATGCTCCGGTCCCCCAGGGCGGACTGGAGGGCCTCCACCAGGGTCGTCTTGCCCCAGGCATTCTCCCCGAAGCACACGGTGGTATCGGACTCCAGGTCCAGGCGGAGCTCAGTGATGCCCCTGAAGTTGACGACGGCGATGTGCTCGAGGTGCATGGCGTGATCATGACACAGCGTCCTCCCGTTGACCGCCTGGGCTCCCCTTGCCAGACTCGGGGACAAGTCCCCCTCCTGGAGCCCCCATGTGCCTGCGCCTGCCCGGCCTGTGCCTGCTGCTCGCCGCCTTGCCCCTGGCGGCGGTGGAGCCCGCCTTCTTCCAGACCCGCAATCAGGGACCCCTGGCCGTCCTCTACGGGGTGCCGACCCCGGGGGCCCTGGGTGTCCTGGCGCCGGGCCGCTCCGAGGGGAGCGTCCGCCTGGACTGGTCCAACAGCTACGCTCTGGACAGCAACGGTGGGGATGACCTCGAGCTGGACGGGGAGACACTGCGGGCGACCCT
The sequence above is drawn from the uncultured Holophaga sp. genome and encodes:
- the cas3 gene encoding CRISPR-associated helicase Cas3', which gives rise to MQNSDLTPAVIGLWAKSGELHGHSLLSHMLDVAAVAEVLLDREPASTRQRLGASLGLDWDKARAWVLLLAACHDLGKACAPFQDKWKRGRDILESAGLRFPPAMDLHINHAWVSQIFVADKLTALGWPKRLGELAADALGAHHGERANPTLLTRMRGDRHVWRDPAWSGARDALFEALLGLFRPGEPPMKVSMDGPGFMLLAGLVSFADWIGSSEAWFPFDGFQIEGDLDAWWRARRAMAERAMDALGWFPRTPLFPMERPFQEVFPFPPRPLQCATAEAVQGVEDPCVLLVEAPMGEGKTEAAFYAHGELQRRLGHRGLYVALPTKATGNAMFSRTLAFLREQGEGRHLDLQLLHGATALNEAYQELRLGGVHDPQSDGSVRAGEWFTHRKRALLSEYGVGTVDQALLPILPVRHHFVRLWGLANRVVVFDEVHAYDTYTGTLLLQLVEWLVALGSSVLLLSATLPPGTRRKLAGMLGGSLPESEAPYPRLTLFQREALRQIPFPADPARRRVVEVHPLPADLGSIQGAVESGMPIEGSALVLVNTVQRAQEFYGLYPAGEAIRRNGVPVGKRLPDGTEVLLFHARFPADLRQVREDHALDRFGSRSLRTGRRILIATQVAEQSLDLDFDFMVSDLAPIDLLLQRAGRLWRHARAGRPLPVPRLLVAGLAGSEPPSFGAPLWWGAVYREDVLLWTWCLLQGCTSLALPDEIDALVSRVYEEEVPVPSFLEDRLEAYRQEAEGERYAHRLQALRNTIGSPGDASWNDPGRYTRADEDEPGIHPALQALTRLGDESLTIIPIRAADGFHPEATPSSVEARAWSLRAMSLGRKGVVAKLKPLGVPEGWKSSPFLRHAFALQLDEDGRWQVDPTVRLDEELGLVFENKEAL
- the cas5e gene encoding type I-E CRISPR-associated protein Cas5/CasD, coding for MATLLLRLVGPMQSWGTTSRFDERDTGPEPSKSGVLGLVAAAMGVERGDWVALEPLSHLGMGVRHDRPGVPAKDYQTAGCAQGDSIIKADGSQAKGGGVVSSRHYLADAAFLVGLEGQDRGLLERIHEALQRPRWPLALGRKGYLPSEAPWLPAAWNPIQDGALLAVLLAQPWIATLRPGEKAPERLRLSLESKDGSGVMRMDQLLSSFEDRRFGARYIRSEWVPFPGEACHVPA
- the casB gene encoding type I-E CRISPR-associated protein Cse2/CasB; protein product: MSTFIEWLEERQREDTRVRAALKRSLAFEPGTHVPAFPWVEPFLVGNENTWRRKVHHLVAGLWALHWREGESRPVLPLGVAAATFQNAMDAAGTERRFIALLDADEEQLPHRLRQLVALLKDYPLDFEAMLTDLLRWNNESKRTQNEWARDFYRTLTHDGAEFAASKPSEEKP
- the cas6e gene encoding type I-E CRISPR-associated protein Cas6/Cse3/CasE translates to MYLHRLHLDLRNREARRDLADSYQLHATLSRAFSPPEIPCPAGAFLWRLEPETGEGGSPRLLVQGGELPDWSRLPSGWLVGSPDPAIHLASRMKLDQCHEGQRFRFRLRANPSACRGGKRIGLLQEREQRDWLARKGVQHGFSLMAGGHGGFYATEPDPSVLLSQAEMLRGRQLSGNRIKVFSVLFDGYLVVSDPGLFREALARGIGHGKALGLGLLSVAPLP
- the casA gene encoding type I-E CRISPR-associated protein Cse1/CasA — its product is MKRFNLIDEPWIPVRFLEGARGELGILETLRRAEEIAVLEDPSPLVTAALHRLLLAVLYRALEGPCDIEEARALFENGLPLQRIESYLETWRERFWLFHDRYPFGQIAEFGPKAWRAWTVLATEHNADNAKVLFDHIDVQEPGSITAGPAARWLVACQTFAVSSGKSELAHTGTAPSATGAMIIPIGPNLMHTLLFALVPQRRAILKEDRPLWEQNPTPVGDLAKGASRALVGLSDRFTWRSRTIRIRDTDEAVEQVALASGVQFDPSDQRDPMFAYRLVKDKGIFPVSFRDRGIWRDFDSLLPDQESLAPQAIQHALEMSGGDPAGLPGRVMVLGQSNDKAKIEFWRMECFALPGALASNLGIRSDIRGFLDRAETTGSALWAGCATFARQVISHGGPDPDKKDVHNFIAQMPCLPAYWARLEAAFHALLQAFQPESDPEVIRRDWLQSVHRALRGAWGLHASSARQGDVWSIRALVQAEGLIARELKKLDQDIRDINAYLAKETL
- the cas7e gene encoding type I-E CRISPR-associated protein Cas7/Cse4/CasC → MKTLIEIHALQNYAPSNLNRDDTGAPKDALFGGTRRARISSQCLKRAVRQHFDALVQKGVLAHDDLADRTKRVMGEIVRHLTGLGRAEDEAQERAIAALAAVELTIKDDGKSQYLLFLGKREIARLAQVIHEKWDLLAPQEAPVAEVKKAGKAKKQAAQGADPELKKAMDKVIDGGKALDVALFGRMLADMPAKNQFAACQVAHAISTHAVEREFDYYTAVDDLKPDETAGADMIGTVEFNSACFYRYAVLDWAKLLENLQDDEELATRGLAAFLEGFVVAEPTGKQNSFAAHNPPEFVAVTVRREGAPRNLANAFEVAIRPKRGESLTRLSAQKLVEKAQQLKAAYGGEETTHVLDLAGAGDGLGVAAPSLAELVSRTLQAVRS